The following DNA comes from Syngnathoides biaculeatus isolate LvHL_M chromosome 18, ASM1980259v1, whole genome shotgun sequence.
TCACGGTGCCATCAAAAATGCTGATTtgtatgaattattatttttgcacgatatgaaaatgacccaagTTTCAATGAAGCGATTGATCGCGTCATCAGTGGTGATGAGGATGACGTCGAGGGTgacgatgctttttttttttcttttttctttattgaacattaaacagaacaaaacaattcaACCCAGAAGACAATTTGCCAGGGGGGTCAAAAACAAGATTACATtctacagaaaaacatgaaataaactacACAAATTTACCGTTTTAATGGCTTGAGCGTTCAAAGAATTCTTAATGGTATGAATATACTGtctagtttcattttgaaagaaaataaaacaaggattTTTATTAATACACCtacatttatgaatatgaaatttaGCTAGTAAAATTATAAGATTAATCGTATAATAGTGTCTGTTTTTAGACGAGGTAAAAGACGTGAAACCaaacagtatattttcaaaacaaagagtaaaacttgtcaataaaagtagaaataaaaatacaaacatctttCCAGAAATTATTGGAGACAGGGCAAGaccaaaataagtgaaaatgATCTTCAGGGCAGTTTGAACAGAAAGAGCAATCagtatcaatttgttttttaaaacgctgtaaaataaatattttggaaggataaatttgatgaattaaCTTAAAAGatacttcttttattttgttgttaatcaTATATCTAGTTGGTAAGATCCAGATTCTTTTCCAGTCAAGATTATGTAATAATTGATTCCAATAAGATGTTATGCGAGGAAGAGACACTATGTCCCTTTGAAATAAAGCACGTATGGAATGATTGTTTTTACGTGTTCTCGAGAAACAAATCCTGCCTACTTCGCTTTTAGATGGATCAAGATGCAAAGGAGCTGGTATTTGGTCCGCTGGGCTTCTAAATAGCAAAGAGACACCAGCAGGAATTGCATTAATGATTATCTTAAATTCGTCAGTAGGGATTAACACATTGTGTTTTGAAATCAATTCTTCATAAGTAAACAGCAAGCCATCGGAATCAAACAGCTGGTGAACCAGTAGTATATTGTGAGAAAACCAGGCAGGGTAAAATAAGGATTTGTTTCTGTATGTTACGTCTTTTTTATTCCATATGTAATATCTGTGCGGAGAGAAGTTATGTTTATATATTAAAGACCACGAGAGAAGCATCTGTTTGTGAAAGTTTGATAATTTCAATGGGATTTTTTCAATCTTGTAATTGcacagtaaaagaaaatgtaggCCACCTACTTTAGAAAAGACAAAATTTGGTATGAAATTCCAAATTGAGGAGGGGTCGgccaattaattttaaaagtatTATTTAATGTTTGAAAGTCTCAAAAAATTAGGCCTCCTTTGTGATGAGTATTCATTACAACCGATTTCTTAATatagtgagttttatttttccatacgaAGTTAAAGAGCATTTTGTCGatattttttagaatatttttattAACACCAAGCGATGAGGCAGCATAGGTGAGCCGGGATTTACCTTCAGCTTTAGTTAATAAAGTTCTGCCCCTAAAAGATAAATCCCTTTGCAGCCACTGATTAAGTTTTTTCTGAGTTTTGTCGATAACAGGACTAAAGTTTAAATCACATCTAGTTTCCATatctttatttataaatatgcCTAAATGTGTGACGCAGTCTTTTACAGGTATATTACAGATTGAAGAGATATTACAAGTCTTGAGGGCAAgtagttcacattttttaatgtttagggTGACGATGCTGTCGCCTGTGCGGCGGACGGGAAGCGGAAGTAGGGCGGAGTGACGAAGGAGGTCAAAGGTTGACTTTATTTTGAGCAATCAATAGTTATTGGGGCGATGAACCGGATGCGGATGTGAACTGGTCGCGGGGCGCATTCAGCAAATTCGGCTTCGATCAACCTGCCGCGCACGTTATGAAAATGAAAGTGCACGCATGAAACTATACAgtgataaaatgtaaaatagtgTGCAAATGGTTTGGCAGGCTAAATGTACATCCGGATCAGAGGTTTTCGCGTTAGAACAACGTCACGCCGAAGCTTTGATGACGCGTTTATTTTTTGtcggttttttttccaacctgaCGGACTTCCTCGAGAACCGGAAGTTAAATATTCACTGAAAGCGCACAAGTGTAATCTTCTAAACACACACTCGTTCGGATCTTGTtgtatttcttcagtcatttgaTTCTCATTTTCGTTGTTTtctatttcaaaacaattttttttaatggcaattAGCAATACGGCGCTGTTGCCATAGAAACGTCACGCGGCCCAAGCTCGTCGTCAAACTTTTGTGTCGGTCAAGGCGTCCTGAACAAATTTGTACACCGAGAGCGAAGTTTACAACAAATAAAGTGGACTAAAGTAAAGTCTATCGGGGGTTTGACGAGCCCGACATCTTGCAccgcttgtttgtttgtttttttgtctttgcagcCATTAGTTTGTTAGCATGTcggaggaggagcagcagcacaAGCTGAAGATTTCCAGCAGCTCGgacgacaagaagaagaagagaaagaaaaggaagaagaggaagaaacacACACCTCCGCGATACACGGGTaacatttctgttttcattCAGACGGAAATGAACGTGCCCTCCAATGATGTTTAATAAGTCATAATCACATATTATTAATTCATACGTTTATTGTAAATGAGTCCACGtacacatcatccatccatcaatccatgattcgagctgcttatcctcacaagggtcgagggaacGGGGCGCAGAAATGTCGCGGTTTTATTAATTTCATTCCTTGATGGCTTCATCGTcacgtgaaatgaaaaataatagaaCAGTTTTTGTGAAATGATACTGTAAAAATGATCATGCCCTGATACGCTTCAAGCATACTGGGCCATACCCCCCTACacctccaaacacacacacatgtaattTGAATACATATTTCAACTCTTTGAAACTTTAATGATAAAAACAGCTTTACACGACATTAATATTGTTACAGTCTGGACGGGGAGACTAGAAGATGCCGATTTGATCGATATCGATTGTAAATATCGCCTCCGTTCCGTCCGCCGACCCTTCCCTAACCCCAGTGAACCTTTGTCAACCCTAGTTGACCCAAACCCAGCGGTCGAGCCGGCCGTGCGGGTGACCCCGGTGCCCCGAGGTCAAACGTCCAAACGGCGAGCGGCgtgcaaaaagaacaaagagcCGCCGAGGGAGCCGCCGCCACCCGCCGACGACATCCCTCCCGACGACGATCCGGTCACTGCGCCGGACGAGACTGTGCTGGACGAGCATGCGAGGGAGTGCCTGAGGTGGGAGGGGGTCCTGCCGGACCCCTGGGCGGAGGAGGAAAGGCTGGAAGCCTACCGGGCCAATAGGAGGCGCCGTTACGCGGCCCTGCGGGATGCTCAGCTAAACTAGCTCTGCGGGTCGCCACGGACGTCCTCGCCTCTGCAACAACAAACAAgatgtctttttaaatgattactATTTTtctaaacaaacacacaatcaGGTGCTTTGCTGGATTTATTGATGGATaggaataccgtaattcccggcctaccgagcacacctggttataagcctcaccgagtacatttggtgcatacgtaggccgcagccgtgtaaaagccgcaagtgcccacattgaaacgagatatttacaaagagagacggtacacggagagtttaacgctaccggcaccgcgctaatgctaatgccgcCGAGCTAACgccaccacgctaacaggggcggtaaaacaaaacaaaacaaaaaaaaaaacagactggtaaaaatcactgagacgcgacagtaacacgctagcgcagcgctaacagtgccggatcggtaaaaggcacttcctcggaaatgtattccaccggtgtcactctgaGCTTTTCTGCTCGCAAATTAGCCGCGTTACCGcacaagccgcagggttgaaagcgtgtggaaaaacgtTGCGAtttatagggcggaaattacggtaatttcttTTAAGAAAggagtttattttttggggggggtggagcAAGTTCAGATTTTcaggctgtttaaaaaaaatatgaacttcCCGCAAGACTTTCGGCAATCTCAATAAAGCCAGTGCCCCTGTTGGCCTGACGAGGAGACACCTTaatgacc
Coding sequences within:
- the liat1 gene encoding protein LIAT1, coding for MSEEEQQHKLKISSSSDDKKKKRKKRKKRKKHTPPRYTVDPNPAVEPAVRVTPVPRGQTSKRRAACKKNKEPPREPPPPADDIPPDDDPVTAPDETVLDEHARECLRWEGVLPDPWAEEERLEAYRANRRRRYAALRDAQLN